The Loxodonta africana isolate mLoxAfr1 chromosome 12, mLoxAfr1.hap2, whole genome shotgun sequence genome segment GACCTGCATCGATGATGTTATTGATTATTTCAAGAGACAGGGTTTCTCCTACGAGGGACGGGCTTCCAGGTGAGAGCTAGAACCCTGTCTGGGCATCCTGGGGAATGGATCATGGGGAGAGTGAGGCTGGGTGGTTGTGACTGCACGTTTCTTCCTACTTTTCCAGCGTTTTCTCCCATCTCCTCCTACATTGATATTCCTGGCAGTCCCATCCTACGTTCATCTCATGTGTTCCTCAGTTCTCAAAGCCCTAACCTCTACCTCTGACTTCCACCTCTAACCTGGTGATTTCCGTCTTCCAGGGTAGACTTTACTCTTGTACAGGCTTCGAACTGCTTCCTTCTCttagaacccctgctgagaatttgcatttccaccccagatatactgagtcagaatctacatttcaATGAGATCCCCAGAGGTTAGCATGTAtagcttcctgggaacttgtttaAAAACAGATCCTTTGCAGGGCTTTGAGCTGCAGGAAGTGGTTGGAAGCCTTGCCGTGTATTCCTGCCTCTGGATCACATGACTGTTTCTCAAAAATATAGTCACAGTGTACGCCAAGCTGTGTTTACCATCTTCCTTCTTGGATTCTGCACCATCTGCATGCCCTAATTTAACCTAATGGCTGTCATTCTGCCCCAGCCCTTTGCCCAAGCCAGAACCCGAGTCATTCTACATGCTTCCCTGTTTTTCCTCCCAACATCGACTCTGCAGCTTTTAGCGTCTTTCTTAGATCTACTTCTTTTTCATCGTGGACATGGCTTAGCTTTAGGCCATCATTTCCtatcaggattggtagaagaaTCTCCTCAACTGGTCTCCCCACTTCCAGACCCACTTGCTTCGTTTGTCCTTGTGATTGGCTGCAGAAAGATCTAGAGCCAGATGTGATGCTGTTACTCCCTGCTGTAATGCTTCCTCAGCGCTCCCTTGTGCTGTGCCTCCTGCTTCCTCTTTAGGCCCATCTGCCACAGCGCCATGTGCACCTGGTGCCCACAACGCTCCTCCACCCTCCACTGGACTCCCAGCTGCCTCCCGCTTTGTCTTTTGGCAGCTCTGAGCAGTCCTTCTGCTCTCCCCTTCCTCCAGTCTGTTTTAAATGCTCCTCCTTCTGCCTCTTGGTACCCTGGTTGGACACAGGGGTGGTAGAGAACAGCTTGCTTTGGGTTAGAATTCCAGCTGTGGCACTTCATGGCTTTCCGATGCCTGTCTGTGCGTCAGTCAGGGTGAGGGGACAGTACTGCCTCGCAAGATTATAGTGAATGTGGTTTTACGCTCAGCTCCTCGTGTAACTCCTTGTCCATCAGGAATCTGCTCAGACCTTTCCTCCATTCGTCCCTCCCCCGGGCTCCTCATTTAATAGCAATGGCAGCATTTGTCATGTCAAGTAGTTTTCTAAGTGGCctgtgttaactcatttaatcctcacaactgtcatCTTACAGAAGCGCAAACTGAGGCTTTATCCAACTGAGATTTATCCAACCGAGCTGCCACTGCTGGGAAACGGCAGAGGTGGGACCCCGAGCCCAGCCTGTCTGGCTTGAGAACCCACTGACTGTGCTGTCTCTCTCTTATCACCCTGTTTATTTCTTCGGAGCAGTTTTAAATACGCATAAATGAACGGTTAAAGTGGAACAATATGTGTAGCCTAGTCTAGCATGGAGGAATTCAGAAAATGTCAAGTTAATGGTTCCTATTTCCTGGTCCTAACCTCTTCCCTGGCAGCCTTGAGGACTTAAGGAGCCTCAAGGGGAAGCATTTTCTCCTGGATCCCTTATTGCCAGAACTGCTTGTGTTCCCTGCCCACACGGATCTGCATGAACATCCACTGTACCAAGCTGGTCACCTCATCCTACAGGATAAGGTGAGGAAGATGCCAGAAAAGGGGAGACGGGGGAGTGACAGGCCTGGGGTCTGCGCTAACTCGTTGCTGTGCTCTTCCTGGCCAGGCCAGCTGTCTCCCAGCCATGCTGCTGGCTCCACCGCCAGGCTCCCACGTCATCGATGCGTGTGCCGCCCCAGGCAACAAGACCAGTCACTTGGCTGCTCTTCTCAAGAACCAAGGGTGCGTGCTGCAGGCAGTGGAGAGGGAGGGATGGGGCCTGAAGCTGTACTTCGTAAGTAGAAAGAAGGAACTCTAATAGGTCACGAAGGTAGGAAGGAGGATCTTCCTTTAAATATTTCCTTCTAGACCTGGAAAGTTGGGGAAGTTTGTGGTATAGCCCCAAGCTAAGCCTCCCAGTAGGTTACAGGTGTGAGATATGGATCTCTTAACACATGGGACAGTCACCTAACATGGGGTCACTTGACTGCTGACCCCTGTGGGCCATTTAAATACTTGCCTTGTGTGCTGACTTCATGTACACTTTATTGCATGTAGTTCAGAGTGGTGGATAAGCCTATTGAAGGCGTGTGTGTTACTGCATCAGCTTTTTCTCCTCTGAGGATGGAAAGTCATCTATCTCTCACCTGTAGCCCTTAGATGCTCTATAAACCCTCAGCTCACCTCTGACCTTTCCTCCAGGAAGATCTTTGCCTTTGATTTGGATGAAAAGCGGCTGGCGTCCATGGCTACCCTCCTGGCCCGGGCTGGAGTCTCTTGCTGCGAGTTAGCTGAGAAAGACTTCCTGGCGGTCTCACCCTCAGACCAGCGTTACCGTCAGGTCCAGTACATCCTGCTGGATCCTTCTTGTAGTGGCTCTGGTGAGAAGGTGTGGTCGAGGGACTGAGATCCAGAGGAGCCTAGTGCTGATGGGGTAGTAGTTTGTTGTGGTCTTAGGTTTAGTCTGATCTATAAAGTGGAGATTTCAGTGTATGTAATAAGGCAGCCTGTAAAACCATGTAACTGAAACACTTCTCCTTAGGTATGTTGACCCGACAGTTGGAAGAGCCCGGGGCAGGCGCTCCTAGCAAGAAGCGCTTGCATGCTCTGGCAGGGTTCCAGCAGCGAGCTCTGTGCCACGCGCTCGCTTTCCCCTCCTTGCGACGACTTGTCTATTCCACGTGTTCCCTTTGCCAAGAAGAGAACGAAGACGTGGTACAAGATGC includes the following:
- the NSUN5 gene encoding 28S rRNA (cytosine-C(5))-methyltransferase isoform X2, which encodes MRVLVYELLLGRGFRGGGGRWKPLLARHQARLKAELARLKVHRGVSRNEDLLEVGSRPGPALQVPRFVRVNALKTCIDDVIDYFKRQGFSYEGRASSLEDLRSLKGKHFLLDPLLPELLVFPAHTDLHEHPLYQAGHLILQDKASCLPAMLLAPPPGSHVIDACAAPGNKTSHLAALLKNQGKIFAFDLDEKRLASMATLLARAGVSCCELAEKDFLAVSPSDQRYRQVQYILLDPSCSGSGMLTRQLEEPGAGAPSKKRLHALAGFQQRALCHALAFPSLRRLVYSTCSLCQEENEDVVQDALQKSPGTFRLVPVLPSWPHRGLGTFPGAEHCLRASPETTLTGGFFIAVLEREEVSSSVSQTEALGPELTPSPAPKRKQQQRKLAAGASTPPCT